A genomic stretch from Microtus pennsylvanicus isolate mMicPen1 chromosome 11, mMicPen1.hap1, whole genome shotgun sequence includes:
- the Csnk1d gene encoding casein kinase I isoform X2: MELRVGNRYRLGRKIGSGSFGDIYLGTDIAAGEEVAIKLECVKTKHPQLHIESKIYKMMQGGVGIPTIRWCGAEGDYNVMVMELLGPSLEDLFNFCSRKFSLKTVLLLADQMISRIEYIHSKNFIHRDVKPDNFLMGLGKKGNLVYIIDFGLAKKYRDARTHQHIPYRENKNLTGTARYASINTHLGIEQSRRDDLESLGYVLMYFNLGSLPWQGLKAATKRQKYERISEKKMSTPIEVLCKGYPSEFATYLNFCRSLRFDDKPDYSYLRQLFRNLFHRQGFSYDYVFDWNMLKFGASRAADDAERERRDREERLRHSRNQATRGLPSTASGRLRGTQEVAPPTPLTPTSHTANTSPRPVSGMERERKVSMRLHRGAPVNVSSSDLTGRQDTSRMSTSQNSIPFEHHGK, translated from the exons GTACGGATATTGCTGCAGGAGAAGAAGTTGCCATCAAGCTTGAATGTGTCAAAACCAAACATCCTCAGCTCCACATCGAGAGCAAGATCTACAAAATGATGCAGGGAGGAG TGGGCATCCCCACCATCAGATGGTGTGGGGCTGAGGGGGACTACAATGTCATGGTGATGGAGCTACTGGGACCGAGCCTAGAAGACCTCTTCAACTTCTGTTCAAGGAAGTTTAGTCTGAAAACTGTCCTGTTGCTTGCTGACCAAATG atAAGTCGTATTGAGTACATTCATTCGAAGAATTTCATTCATCGAGATGTAAAGCCAGATAACTTCCTCATGgggctgggaaagaaaggcaacctggtctacatcaTTGACTTTGGTCTGGCCAAGAAGTACCGGGATGCCCGCACCCACCAGCATATCCCCTATCGAGAGAACAAGAACCTCACAGGGACGGCACGCTATGCCTCCATCAACACACATCTTGGCATTG aaCAATCTCGAAGGGATGACTTGGAGTCTCTGGGGTACGTGCTGATGTACTTCAACCTGGGCTCTCTCCCCTGGCAGGGGCTGAAGGCCGCCACCAAGAGGCAGAAGTATGAGAGGATCAGTGAGAAGAAGATGTCCACCCCCATTGAAGTGCTGTGCAAGGGCTATCCTT ctGAATTTGCCACGTACCTGAATTTCTGCCGTTCCTTACGTTTTGATGACAAACCTGACTACTCCTACCTGAGACAGCTCTTCCGAAATCTGTTCCATCGCCAGGGCTTCTCCTACGACTATGTGTTCGACTGGAACATGCTCAAATTT GGTGCCAGCCGAGCTGCAGACGACGCTGAGCGGGAACGCCGGGACCGAGAGGAGCGGTTAAGACACTCCCGGAATCAAGCCACCCGCGGCCTCCCTTCTACAGCTTCCGGCCGTCTGCGGGGAACCCAGGAAGTGGCTCCCCCAACGCCCCTTACCCCTACCTCACACACGG cCAACACCTCTCCTAGGCCCGTCTCTGGCATGGAACGAGAACGGAAAGTGAGCATGCGGCTGCACCGTGGGGCACCAGTCAATGTTTCCTCGTCTGATCTCACGGGCCGACAAGATACCTCTCGCATGTCCACCTCACAG AATAGCATTCCTTTCGAACACCACGGCAAGTAG
- the Csnk1d gene encoding casein kinase I isoform X1, producing the protein MELRVGNRYRLGRKIGSGSFGDIYLGTDIAAGEEVAIKLECVKTKHPQLHIESKIYKMMQGGVGIPTIRWCGAEGDYNVMVMELLGPSLEDLFNFCSRKFSLKTVLLLADQMISRIEYIHSKNFIHRDVKPDNFLMGLGKKGNLVYIIDFGLAKKYRDARTHQHIPYRENKNLTGTARYASINTHLGIEQSRRDDLESLGYVLMYFNLGSLPWQGLKAATKRQKYERISEKKMSTPIEVLCKGYPSEFATYLNFCRSLRFDDKPDYSYLRQLFRNLFHRQGFSYDYVFDWNMLKFGASRAADDAERERRDREERLRHSRNQATRGLPSTASGRLRGTQEVAPPTPLTPTSHTANTSPRPVSGMERERKVSMRLHRGAPVNVSSSDLTGRQDTSRMSTSQIPGRVASSGLQSVVHR; encoded by the exons GTACGGATATTGCTGCAGGAGAAGAAGTTGCCATCAAGCTTGAATGTGTCAAAACCAAACATCCTCAGCTCCACATCGAGAGCAAGATCTACAAAATGATGCAGGGAGGAG TGGGCATCCCCACCATCAGATGGTGTGGGGCTGAGGGGGACTACAATGTCATGGTGATGGAGCTACTGGGACCGAGCCTAGAAGACCTCTTCAACTTCTGTTCAAGGAAGTTTAGTCTGAAAACTGTCCTGTTGCTTGCTGACCAAATG atAAGTCGTATTGAGTACATTCATTCGAAGAATTTCATTCATCGAGATGTAAAGCCAGATAACTTCCTCATGgggctgggaaagaaaggcaacctggtctacatcaTTGACTTTGGTCTGGCCAAGAAGTACCGGGATGCCCGCACCCACCAGCATATCCCCTATCGAGAGAACAAGAACCTCACAGGGACGGCACGCTATGCCTCCATCAACACACATCTTGGCATTG aaCAATCTCGAAGGGATGACTTGGAGTCTCTGGGGTACGTGCTGATGTACTTCAACCTGGGCTCTCTCCCCTGGCAGGGGCTGAAGGCCGCCACCAAGAGGCAGAAGTATGAGAGGATCAGTGAGAAGAAGATGTCCACCCCCATTGAAGTGCTGTGCAAGGGCTATCCTT ctGAATTTGCCACGTACCTGAATTTCTGCCGTTCCTTACGTTTTGATGACAAACCTGACTACTCCTACCTGAGACAGCTCTTCCGAAATCTGTTCCATCGCCAGGGCTTCTCCTACGACTATGTGTTCGACTGGAACATGCTCAAATTT GGTGCCAGCCGAGCTGCAGACGACGCTGAGCGGGAACGCCGGGACCGAGAGGAGCGGTTAAGACACTCCCGGAATCAAGCCACCCGCGGCCTCCCTTCTACAGCTTCCGGCCGTCTGCGGGGAACCCAGGAAGTGGCTCCCCCAACGCCCCTTACCCCTACCTCACACACGG cCAACACCTCTCCTAGGCCCGTCTCTGGCATGGAACGAGAACGGAAAGTGAGCATGCGGCTGCACCGTGGGGCACCAGTCAATGTTTCCTCGTCTGATCTCACGGGCCGACAAGATACCTCTCGCATGTCCACCTCACAG ATTCCCGGTCGGGTGGCTTCCAGTGGTCTTCAGTCTGTCGTGCACCGATGA